The Gossypium hirsutum isolate 1008001.06 chromosome D07, Gossypium_hirsutum_v2.1, whole genome shotgun sequence genome includes the window GGTCCTTTTACACCGAGATTTTAATCGAACTAGTTCAAGGACCAAACccataatttaaccattttaaaactatttctttacatttttttcaattaataagATTGTTGATTAAAAATATGGCAAATGATGCCAGTGACTATTTGTGGTTATTGTCAAACAGTACAAGGATCAAAACcataaattaaccattttaaactgtttatttatttatttaattttgctaGTTTTGAGCTTGCAAAAGATGATCCGATGGTGAAAGTACCTGTTAGCTTCAGGGTTAACAATAGTGGTCAAGTTTCTCATGTATTTCTCAATGGAGCATACATTggtaagataaataaataaatatatttttatttatttaatatatggaattcacttaataaaatacaaatttattatatttatttaaaaatataggtTCTCAGTAGCCAACAACAGGCAGTGTTCCTTATATATTTgagaaaaaaacattaaattatcCATTGGAAAGAATTTGATAACAATTCTCAGTGTCACTGTTGGATTACAGgtaattaattttcttaatatATGGATCCCATTTTGATACTGCACCAACTGGAGTTGAAGCTCCCATTGAATTGGTTATCAAAAATGGAAACCAAACCATTGTTAAAAGCTTAACCTCAAATAAATGGAGTTATAAAATTGGAATGGATGGAATTGCAAACAAGTTTTTTGAGATGGACTGTAATTCAACTTTGAAATGGGCATCAGATTCTATTCCTGTTTATTGGAATTTCACTTGGTATAAGGTAATTTTTTCGGTATCTTATAAgtggtttaatttaattttagcccctatactttacaaaatttataatttaatctttctACTAAATTATAGTTTTAAAATGGGTTTTCCTTTTTTCAGACAACCTTCAAAGCCCCATTGGGAAATAATCCAATTGTGGTGGATTTAATTGGTTTAGGAAAGGGTATTGCTTGGGTCAATGTTCATGATACTGGTAGGTGTTGGCCTAGCGCTGTGGCTGATGAAGACATGTGTGAGCCTGGTACTTGTGATTATCGTGGCCGATACAATGGTAGTAAATaatgttttttattatataaatttcgATACCTTAATTTTGATGTATCCGTCTGTATTGATGTTGTTTTTTTATTAGGTATCATATACCTAGTTCATTTTTCAAAGACGGTGAAAACACGCTCGTTTTGTTTGAAGAATTCGGTGGGAATCCTTCGAAAGTCCAATTCTAGACAATTGAAATTGGAAAGGCTTGTGTAAATGCTTACGGAGGACATAAAGTTGAATTGTCGTGTAAAGATCAGTCAATTTCGAAAATCGAGTTTGCAAGTTTTGGTACTCCGCAAGGCGAGTGTGGATCTTTTAACAAAAGCGAATACGAATCGAATGAAGATGTGATCTCAATAATTAAACAGAAATGTGTTGGTAAAGAACCGTGTTGTTTCGATGTTTCTAAAGATAGATTTGGAAAGCCTCCATGTACTCAAAGAAGGCTAGCCGTGGAAGctttttgttcttgaattttaattttatttatttttaattagttttatgttaggattatttatttgataataagtGACAAATGCTTCATTTTAAGAGACATAGTAGTTAAAAGAAGGATGTATTTACTCTAGTTTATCTCAATTTTATAtcaattaagtaattttttaaaaaatgaagttGCATAAATGTTTGCTCACAATGAAAGTTAGGCATTATTACTCTgattttaaattgaatataaatttattgattgagtcttagctctgTTGGTATCAACTCCAACACCGATCGTCAGACTCagttggatctaaggtatgttcttctactcgtcaaTGGGTATTGAATCACTGTATGATCGTTGAATCATCGCTTGAAGCTCGCTAGttggactttaaaaaaaaaacttaacagcctagttacttaaataaaaacttttaaatagttcaatgacttaaatgaaaactttcgaataatttagtgaccattttgtaactttttaaagttaaataactAAATTGTAAGCTTACTAACAGTTTAATGACCTTGGGTGCAATTTACCCTGATATAGTTACATAAGGCTTGTTATGCCAACGTATAAGGAAAAGCTATAGCCCAATAATAAAGTAGAGCACAACCCAAAGAAAGTTCAACCCACGGAGCTTTAAACTTAGCTTACTGAAACTCAGCTTTCTTTGCCACTTATTCACCGACAATAGTGACTAATCTTCTCACTAcggtatttttcaaaaaaataaatgacTATTTATAAAATATGTTCTATTCTCATAGGTGAAGATTGAACCCCTAACCTCTTGAATAAAAGATGAGGTGAGAAATCACCACACCACACCCCATGATTATTCACTTATTTTTTACACTTAGGTAGGTCGTATTActattaatatcaaatatttgaGGATGTTACGCTAATAAAACTATAATATAGGTACCAAAGCATGTGATGAATTCCAAATTTACGTACCAATTAGGTCCAAAAAAGGTTTAGGTATCAATTAGTTACAAGTAACCAAGTTCATATTAACCATtgattaaagtataaaaataatcaattaaaaaaattaaccaaatcgAAAAATTGATCAATTAAACATCTGCTATTAAGACCCTCTATTTTTTGAGTATCATTCATGTCTATTTTACAGTCTATGTTTGGTGTTTATGACTATCACTCCCAATAatgttgataaaaaaatataccattattttattgataataaCTTTTATTAGAATAATTCTAAAAACTTCTATTTTTAAGAACCAATAAAATAGTGTCACATCATCATCAATTTTTAAAGACATACAAATATTATTATGCACCcatacatatttaataatatcctctctaattttatttaattttaacataattatttaaaaacaattaatttaaaatttaaaaagaaagaaaaaataattaaatctacCTCTCAAAAAGTATTACAAGCAGCATCATTCAAATAGGTTTTAGCGGGGCAAAGCGAGGGAGGTTGGCAGGGGAACCGAaccccttaaaatgaaaattttttcatttagactcttcgaaattttaaaaagtttaaattagtaaaagtaaaattacacttaaacccttttaaaaatgataaatgtttgatttaatctt containing:
- the LOC121219223 gene encoding beta-galactosidase 7-like, whose translation is MDGIANKFFEMDCNSTLKWASDSIPVYWNFTWYKTTFKAPLGNNPIVVDLIGLGKGIAWVNVHDTGRCWPSAVADEDMCEPGTCDYRGRYNGIIYLVHFSKTVKTRSFCLKNSVGILRKSNSRQLKLERLV